A genomic region of Micromonospora sp. NBC_01796 contains the following coding sequences:
- a CDS encoding cysteine hydrolase family protein, translated as MDKALLVIDVQESFRQRPIWRASSNPDIVDRVSRLVDTARNDGDLVVWVLHSEPGTGDVFDPANGHVRLIEPLRTEPGDPVLTKTSRNAFTTTNLQQLLTTRGIRELVVCGIQTEQCCETTARVANDLGFDVTFVIDATATFPIQHRNAPAGRSVEEILADPTTLGTADILDRTEYALAGRFATIRTVDEVTGAVPVVPVG; from the coding sequence ATGGATAAAGCACTTCTTGTCATCGACGTCCAGGAGTCGTTCCGGCAGCGGCCGATCTGGCGGGCGAGTTCCAACCCCGACATCGTCGACCGGGTCTCCCGGCTGGTCGACACCGCCCGCAACGACGGCGACCTGGTCGTCTGGGTCCTGCACAGCGAGCCCGGCACCGGGGACGTCTTCGACCCGGCGAACGGTCACGTACGCCTGATCGAACCGCTCCGGACCGAGCCCGGCGACCCGGTGCTGACCAAGACCTCCCGCAACGCCTTCACCACTACCAACCTGCAACAACTCCTCACCACCAGGGGCATCCGGGAACTGGTCGTCTGCGGCATCCAGACCGAGCAGTGCTGCGAGACCACCGCCAGGGTGGCCAACGACCTCGGCTTCGACGTCACCTTCGTGATCGACGCCACCGCCACTTTCCCGATCCAGCACCGGAACGCCCCGGCCGGGCGGTCGGTGGAGGAGATCCTGGCCGACCCGACCACGCTCGGGACCGCCGACATCCTCGACCGGACCGAGTACGCGCTCGCCGGGCGGTTCGCCACCATCCGTACCGTGGACGAGGTGACCGGCGCGGTTCCGGTCGTACCGGTCGGCTGA
- a CDS encoding GlxA family transcriptional regulator, translated as MTQVVFLLVPQVHLLDLAGPAQVFSTAATLGYDYRLHYLGEQEDVPTAQGLPVRTVVEPPRLGPEDLIVVPGWRAPTIDRNGQLMPGTLRWLADHHAAGGTVASVCAGADALGRAGLLDGRRCTTHHEVQDELARRYPRATVVRDVLYVVDGRVVTSAGIASGIDLALHLVATRHGPGAAGRIARSMVVYARRNGNEQQASAMLRHRAHLSDAVHRAQDQIDARYGETLPLTELATGAGVSERTLTRLFVRTTGLTPLRYQQLLRLERAEHLIGHGATVESAARTVGFADARMLRRLRARA; from the coding sequence GTGACCCAGGTCGTCTTCCTGCTCGTACCCCAGGTGCACCTGCTGGACCTGGCCGGGCCCGCCCAGGTCTTCTCGACCGCGGCGACTCTCGGGTACGACTACCGGCTGCACTATCTCGGCGAGCAGGAAGACGTACCGACCGCGCAGGGGCTGCCCGTACGGACCGTTGTCGAGCCGCCGCGACTCGGACCGGAGGACCTGATCGTCGTACCCGGATGGCGGGCGCCGACGATCGACCGCAACGGGCAGTTGATGCCCGGCACGCTGCGGTGGCTGGCCGACCACCACGCGGCCGGCGGCACCGTGGCCAGCGTCTGCGCGGGCGCGGACGCCCTCGGCCGGGCCGGACTGCTCGACGGGCGGCGCTGCACCACCCACCACGAGGTGCAGGACGAACTCGCCCGGCGCTACCCGAGGGCGACCGTGGTCCGCGACGTGCTCTACGTGGTCGACGGCCGGGTGGTCACCTCGGCCGGCATCGCCAGCGGGATCGACCTGGCGTTGCACCTGGTCGCCACCAGGCACGGCCCCGGCGCCGCCGGGCGGATCGCCCGTTCGATGGTGGTCTACGCCCGACGCAACGGCAACGAGCAGCAGGCCAGCGCCATGCTGCGGCACCGGGCCCACCTCAGCGACGCGGTCCACCGGGCCCAGGACCAGATCGACGCCCGGTACGGCGAGACGCTGCCGCTGACGGAACTGGCCACCGGAGCAGGGGTCAGCGAACGGACCCTGACCCGGCTCTTCGTCCGGACGACCGGGCTGACCCCGCTGCGCTACCAGCAACTACTCCGGCTGGAGCGGGCCGAACACCTGATCGGGCACGGTGCGACCGTGGAGTCGGCGGCCCGTACGGTCGGGTTCGCCGACGCCCGGATGCTCCGCCGGCTGCGCGCCCGCGCCTGA
- a CDS encoding DUF4191 domain-containing protein, with protein MAKPQEKVSFGQRLKQIGMVFSFTAKQDKWFVPLAAGAVLIPLALTVVAFLFWGWIWIPIGILLTVLAVLIVLNLRSNRAMMNAAEGQPGAAPQILESMRGDWRVTPAVSSTTQMDMVHLVLCRAGVVLLAEGNPQRVRGLLGQEKRRLAKVIGNAPLYDYTLGQAEGELPIRKLRMTLMRLPRNLSGKDVNALDRRLKALTARPQMPKGAIPKNMRPAKGAFRQTRGR; from the coding sequence ATGGCAAAACCCCAGGAGAAGGTGTCGTTCGGCCAGCGGCTGAAGCAGATCGGCATGGTGTTCTCGTTCACCGCGAAACAGGACAAGTGGTTCGTCCCGCTCGCGGCCGGCGCCGTACTGATCCCGCTCGCCCTGACCGTGGTCGCGTTTTTGTTCTGGGGTTGGATCTGGATCCCGATCGGCATCCTGCTGACCGTGCTCGCCGTGCTGATCGTGCTGAACCTGCGGTCGAACCGGGCGATGATGAACGCCGCCGAGGGGCAGCCGGGCGCCGCACCGCAGATCCTGGAGAGCATGCGGGGTGACTGGCGGGTGACCCCGGCGGTCAGCTCGACCACCCAGATGGACATGGTCCACCTGGTGCTCTGCCGGGCCGGCGTGGTCCTGCTGGCCGAGGGAAACCCGCAGCGGGTGCGCGGGCTGCTCGGCCAGGAGAAGCGGCGGCTGGCGAAGGTGATCGGCAACGCCCCGCTCTACGACTACACCCTCGGTCAGGCCGAGGGTGAGCTGCCCATCCGCAAGCTCCGGATGACGCTGATGCGGCTGCCGCGCAACCTGAGCGGCAAGGACGTGAACGCGCTCGACCGCCGGCTCAAGGCGCTCACCGCCCGGCCGCAGATGCCCAAGGGCGCGATCCCGAAGAACATGCGCCCGGCCAAGGGCGCGTTCCGCCAGACCCGGGGTCGCTGA
- a CDS encoding NAD(P)/FAD-dependent oxidoreductase, with product MATTPHTVIIGAGPAGLTAAYALTKRNASVQVFEADDVVGGISRTVERDGWRFDIGGHRFFTKVSQVEALWHEILPDEDFLLRPRMSRIYYDGKLFDYPLKAGNALRNLGVFEAVRCVGSYAWARINPPKDQSHFEGWTSARFGTRLYTKFFKTYTEKLWGMPATELQAAWAAQRIKNLSLSSAVINALLPKRNQKDITSLIEEFQYPKFGPGMMWERAAEHVTKAGGTVTMQSWATAVHRAEGRAVGVTVTDADGAKRYDADHVVSTMPLSQLVQIMDPPAPPEVLAAAEALRYRDFLTIALVVPAEAGFPDNWIYVHTPGVRVGRIQNFGSWSPYLVRDGFTCLGLEYFVFEGDDLWEQDDTDLVALGTEELERLGLATPGAVSAGYVVRMPKAYPVYDEGYEDAINTIRGWLAEAVPNVHPVGRNGMHRYNNQDHSMLTAMLTAENILDGTTHDVWQVNVEEEYHEEKDSGSGSGSGNHGTGRSAPVLPKQPSGSRTGERTR from the coding sequence ATGGCGACCACGCCCCATACCGTGATCATCGGAGCCGGCCCGGCCGGACTGACCGCGGCGTACGCGCTGACCAAGCGGAACGCCTCGGTGCAGGTCTTCGAGGCAGACGACGTGGTCGGGGGGATCAGCCGCACGGTGGAGCGGGACGGCTGGCGTTTCGACATCGGCGGGCACCGGTTCTTCACCAAGGTCTCGCAGGTCGAGGCGTTGTGGCACGAGATCCTGCCGGACGAGGACTTCCTGCTCCGGCCCCGGATGAGCCGCATCTACTACGACGGCAAGCTGTTCGACTACCCGCTCAAGGCCGGCAACGCGCTGCGCAACCTGGGGGTGTTCGAGGCGGTCCGGTGCGTCGGCTCGTACGCGTGGGCGCGGATCAACCCGCCGAAGGACCAGAGCCACTTCGAGGGCTGGACGTCGGCCCGGTTCGGCACCCGGCTCTACACCAAGTTCTTCAAGACGTACACCGAGAAGCTGTGGGGGATGCCCGCCACCGAGTTGCAGGCGGCCTGGGCGGCCCAGCGGATCAAGAACCTCTCGCTCTCCAGTGCGGTGATCAACGCGTTGCTGCCCAAGCGCAACCAGAAGGACATCACCAGCCTGATCGAGGAGTTCCAGTACCCGAAGTTCGGCCCCGGCATGATGTGGGAGCGGGCCGCCGAGCACGTGACCAAGGCCGGTGGCACGGTCACTATGCAGTCGTGGGCGACGGCCGTACACCGGGCCGAGGGTCGGGCGGTCGGGGTGACCGTGACCGACGCCGACGGGGCGAAGCGGTACGACGCCGACCACGTCGTGTCGACCATGCCGCTGTCCCAGTTGGTGCAGATCATGGACCCGCCGGCACCGCCGGAGGTCCTGGCCGCGGCCGAGGCCCTGCGCTACCGCGACTTCCTCACCATCGCCCTGGTGGTTCCGGCCGAGGCCGGGTTCCCCGACAACTGGATCTACGTGCACACCCCCGGCGTACGGGTCGGCCGGATCCAGAACTTCGGCTCCTGGTCGCCGTACCTGGTCCGGGACGGTTTCACCTGCCTGGGGCTGGAGTACTTCGTCTTCGAGGGCGACGACCTGTGGGAGCAGGACGACACCGATCTGGTCGCGCTCGGCACCGAGGAGTTGGAGCGACTGGGCCTGGCCACGCCGGGTGCGGTCAGCGCCGGGTACGTGGTCCGGATGCCGAAGGCGTACCCGGTCTACGACGAGGGGTACGAGGACGCGATCAACACGATCCGGGGCTGGCTGGCCGAGGCGGTGCCGAACGTGCACCCGGTCGGGCGTAACGGGATGCACCGGTACAACAACCAGGACCACTCGATGCTGACCGCGATGCTGACCGCGGAGAACATCCTCGACGGCACCACCCACGACGTGTGGCAGGTCAACGTCGAGGAGGAGTACCACGAGGAGAAGGACTCCGGCTCGGGTTCGGGTTCGGGGAACCACGGCACCGGACGGTCGGCGCCGGTGCTGCCGAAGCAGCCGAGCGGTTCGCGTACCGGCGAGCGGACCCGGTAG
- the lipA gene encoding lipoyl synthase — protein MTIEQSGTPTAAPQPAGNVATASGPRTTGPAAPEGRRLLRVEARNAATPIERKPPWIKVKAKMGPEYTQLRSLVSREGLHTVCQEAGCPNIYECWEDREATFLIGGDQCTRRCDFCQIDTGKPAEFDADEPRRVGESVATMGLRYATVTGVARDDLPDGGAWLYAETVRQIHALQGGCGVELLIPDFNGDPQQLAEVFGSRPEVLAHNVETVPRIFKRIRPGFRYERSLDVITQARAAGLVTKSNLILGLGEQREEISQALRDLHAAGCELITITQYLRPTPRHHPVERWVKPEEFVELAAEAEQIGFAGVMSGPLVRSSYRAGRLYQQALDARQGSVAALAG, from the coding sequence GTGACCATCGAGCAATCCGGAACGCCGACTGCCGCGCCGCAGCCGGCCGGCAACGTCGCCACCGCTTCGGGCCCTCGGACCACCGGACCCGCGGCACCCGAGGGGCGCCGCCTGCTCCGCGTCGAGGCGCGCAACGCGGCGACGCCGATCGAGCGGAAGCCGCCGTGGATCAAGGTCAAGGCGAAGATGGGTCCGGAGTACACCCAGCTTCGCAGCCTGGTCTCCCGGGAGGGGCTGCACACGGTCTGTCAGGAGGCCGGCTGCCCCAACATCTACGAGTGTTGGGAAGACCGCGAGGCGACCTTCCTCATCGGCGGTGACCAGTGCACCCGCCGTTGCGACTTCTGCCAGATCGACACCGGCAAGCCGGCCGAGTTCGACGCCGACGAGCCGCGCCGGGTCGGTGAGTCGGTCGCCACCATGGGCCTGCGGTACGCGACGGTGACCGGGGTGGCCCGCGACGACCTGCCCGACGGTGGTGCCTGGCTCTACGCCGAGACGGTCCGCCAGATCCACGCCCTCCAGGGCGGTTGCGGCGTCGAGTTGCTGATCCCCGACTTCAACGGCGACCCGCAGCAGCTCGCCGAGGTGTTCGGTTCCCGGCCGGAGGTCCTGGCCCACAACGTGGAGACCGTGCCCCGGATCTTCAAGCGGATCCGGCCCGGTTTCCGTTACGAGCGGTCCCTGGACGTCATCACCCAGGCCCGTGCGGCCGGTCTGGTGACCAAGTCCAACCTGATCCTCGGGCTGGGCGAGCAGCGCGAGGAGATCTCCCAGGCGCTGCGCGACCTGCACGCGGCCGGCTGCGAGCTGATCACCATCACGCAGTACCTGCGCCCGACCCCGCGCCACCACCCGGTGGAGCGTTGGGTGAAGCCGGAGGAGTTCGTCGAGCTGGCCGCCGAGGCGGAGCAGATCGGTTTCGCCGGGGTGATGAGCGGGCCGCTGGTGCGCTCGTCGTACCGGGCGGGTCGGCTGTACCAGCAGGCGCTCGACGCCCGGCAGGGCAGCGTCGCCGCGCTCGCCGGCTGA
- the aspS gene encoding aspartate--tRNA(Asn) ligase has protein sequence MRRVLSTSLPTQVGETVTVAGWLHRRRLLKSVAFLIVRDAGGLTQVVVTDPELRARLTELPEETVVEVIGEVAANPAAPAGVELVKPSVRLLGEPAVPPPFDLYRPALAATLPTQLDHASVALRHPTRSAPLRISAAAVAGFRATLDNRDFVEVQTPKLVAGATESGANVFALDYFGRPAYLAQSPQFYKQLMVGVFERVYEVGPVFRAEPHDTARHLAQYTSLDVEFGFVDDHRDVMGMLREVLAGMLDSVAVRAAGAVATLGIELPSVPAEIPSVHFTEALRIAGAEPDEPDLAPAHERALGEWARAEYGSDFLFVTGYPMAKRPFYTHPARPGSPEHRPARTGAVEPAYSNGFDLLFRGVELVTGGQRLHRHADYLAALAARGEPVGPVETYVAAFRHGMPPHGGFAIGLERFVSRLTGAANVREVTAFPRDLHRLTP, from the coding sequence ATGCGACGCGTCCTTTCCACCTCCCTGCCCACCCAGGTCGGCGAAACCGTCACCGTTGCCGGCTGGCTGCACCGCCGCCGGCTGCTCAAATCGGTGGCGTTCCTGATCGTGCGCGACGCCGGTGGGCTGACCCAGGTCGTGGTCACCGACCCGGAGCTACGGGCCCGGCTGACCGAACTGCCCGAGGAGACCGTGGTCGAGGTCATCGGCGAGGTCGCCGCGAACCCCGCCGCGCCCGCCGGGGTCGAGCTGGTGAAGCCTTCGGTACGCCTGCTCGGCGAACCCGCCGTACCGCCGCCGTTCGACCTGTACCGGCCGGCCCTGGCCGCCACCCTGCCGACCCAACTCGACCACGCCTCGGTGGCGCTGCGCCACCCGACCCGGTCGGCGCCGCTACGGATCTCCGCCGCCGCCGTGGCCGGTTTCCGGGCCACCCTGGACAACCGCGACTTCGTCGAGGTGCAGACCCCGAAACTGGTCGCCGGCGCGACCGAGAGCGGGGCGAACGTCTTCGCCCTCGACTACTTCGGGCGGCCCGCGTACCTGGCCCAGTCGCCGCAGTTCTACAAGCAGCTGATGGTCGGCGTCTTCGAGCGGGTGTACGAGGTCGGGCCGGTGTTCCGCGCCGAACCGCACGACACCGCCCGCCACCTGGCCCAGTACACCTCACTCGACGTCGAGTTCGGGTTCGTCGACGACCACCGGGACGTGATGGGGATGCTGCGCGAGGTGCTCGCCGGCATGCTCGACTCGGTTGCCGTACGGGCTGCCGGTGCGGTGGCCACCCTCGGGATCGAACTGCCGTCGGTGCCGGCCGAGATCCCGTCGGTGCACTTCACCGAGGCACTGCGGATCGCCGGTGCCGAGCCGGACGAACCCGACCTCGCCCCCGCCCACGAACGGGCACTGGGGGAGTGGGCCCGCGCCGAGTACGGCTCCGACTTCCTCTTCGTCACCGGCTACCCGATGGCGAAGCGACCCTTCTACACCCACCCGGCCCGACCGGGCAGCCCCGAACACCGGCCGGCGCGTACGGGTGCGGTGGAGCCGGCGTACTCGAACGGGTTCGACCTGCTCTTCCGTGGGGTCGAACTGGTCACCGGCGGTCAGCGCCTGCACCGGCACGCCGACTACCTGGCGGCCCTCGCCGCCCGGGGCGAGCCGGTCGGGCCGGTCGAGACCTACGTGGCGGCGTTCCGGCACGGGATGCCGCCGCACGGCGGGTTCGCGATCGGGCTGGAACGGTTCGTCTCCCGGCTGACCGGTGCCGCCAACGTCCGTGAGGTCACCGCCTTCCCGCGCGACCTGCACCGGCTGACCCCGTAG
- the lipB gene encoding lipoyl(octanoyl) transferase LipB, whose translation MTSTISGLRAVHVGEIDYLAAWEEQRRLHAAVVAGEQPDTVLLLEHPSVYTAGKRTEPADRPIDGTPVIDVDRGGKLTWHGPGQLVGYPIVKLPDPVDVVAYVRRTEDMLMEVCAEVGLPTVRIDGRSGVWVAQDERGPARKVAALGIRVARGVTLHGFSINCDCDLGAFDQIVPCGIRDAGVTSLTAELGRRVTVADLLPLVEHRLPTLLG comes from the coding sequence GTGACCAGCACTATTTCCGGCCTGCGGGCCGTCCACGTCGGCGAGATCGACTATCTGGCCGCCTGGGAGGAACAGCGCCGTCTGCACGCGGCGGTGGTCGCCGGTGAGCAGCCGGACACGGTCCTGCTGCTGGAACACCCGAGCGTCTACACCGCGGGCAAGCGCACCGAGCCGGCCGACCGGCCGATCGACGGCACTCCGGTGATCGACGTCGACCGGGGCGGGAAGCTGACCTGGCACGGGCCGGGGCAGCTCGTCGGCTACCCGATCGTGAAGCTGCCGGATCCGGTGGACGTGGTCGCGTACGTGCGGCGGACCGAGGACATGCTGATGGAGGTCTGCGCCGAGGTGGGCCTGCCCACGGTACGGATCGACGGCCGCAGCGGGGTCTGGGTGGCGCAGGACGAGCGCGGTCCGGCCCGGAAGGTCGCCGCTCTCGGCATCCGGGTGGCCCGTGGCGTGACCCTGCACGGGTTCTCCATCAACTGCGACTGCGACCTGGGCGCTTTCGACCAGATCGTGCCGTGCGGGATCCGCGACGCCGGTGTCACCTCGCTCACCGCCGAACTCGGCCGCCGGGTGACCGTGGCCGATCTGCTCCCCCTGGTCGAACACCGCCTGCCGACCCTGCTCGGCTAG
- a CDS encoding DUF2079 domain-containing protein, protein MPISSSLVAGPTPAGSDPPPPPVRPTGAPRDRRVDLLALVAAVALAVWVTSGLWGDPNGRAITVNSSDQALFEWLLAYGAHAFTHGADPLFTSLLNAPDGVNLAVNTSITVYAVVFAPLTYLIGPPATFLVVLTLNLAATALAWYWLLSRHLVRHRPAALLGGLFIGFAPGMVSHANAHLNWTAGWLVPLLLWRVLNLHAQGRWVRNGVVLGVLVAVTFSIAAEGLFFTALACAVWLGTWSLDRSRRAQARAALPTFLRGLAVAGAVAFALLSYPLWLHFLGPQRYHGTGFDPRIHAEDILAFGAFPARSLAGVAGLDSSLAPNPTEENSFFGLPLLILAVLCLALLWRHADAGRRATLRALAVTATVFAVLSWGPRIKVDGHILDFPLPYALLGKLPVFNAALPSRLALVVAPVLGLLLAYAVEHLAKARLDRRVRIGWTVGFAVALLPLLPVSLLTIEREPIPRFITSGDWREYVSANGVLAPLPFTLDVTPDGQRWQAYALAHRQGEFAIPSGFFLGPGGPDGRGRIGPVPRFTDALFAEVAQTGVVPPISDADRATARADLRHWRVEVVVLADRVHGAKYPVHVDALRQTATALLGPPQRADDVYLWPLPPA, encoded by the coding sequence GTGCCGATCTCCTCGTCCCTGGTCGCCGGGCCGACGCCGGCCGGTTCCGACCCGCCGCCACCACCCGTACGACCGACCGGGGCGCCCCGGGACAGGCGGGTTGACCTGCTCGCCCTCGTCGCGGCGGTGGCCCTCGCGGTCTGGGTGACCAGTGGCCTGTGGGGCGACCCGAACGGCCGGGCGATCACGGTCAACTCCAGCGACCAGGCCCTCTTCGAATGGCTGCTCGCCTACGGTGCGCACGCGTTCACTCACGGCGCCGACCCGTTGTTCACGTCGCTGCTCAACGCACCCGACGGGGTCAACCTCGCGGTCAACACCTCGATCACCGTGTACGCCGTGGTCTTCGCCCCGCTGACGTACCTGATCGGGCCACCGGCGACCTTCCTGGTCGTACTCACGCTCAACCTGGCCGCGACCGCGCTCGCCTGGTACTGGCTGCTCTCCCGGCACCTGGTCCGGCACCGCCCGGCGGCCCTGCTCGGCGGGCTCTTCATCGGCTTCGCCCCCGGCATGGTGTCGCACGCCAACGCCCACCTGAACTGGACCGCCGGCTGGCTGGTCCCGCTCCTGCTCTGGCGGGTCCTGAACCTGCACGCGCAGGGACGCTGGGTACGCAACGGCGTCGTACTCGGGGTGCTGGTCGCGGTGACGTTCTCGATCGCCGCCGAGGGACTGTTCTTCACCGCCCTGGCCTGCGCGGTGTGGCTCGGCACCTGGTCACTGGACCGGAGCCGGCGGGCGCAGGCACGGGCCGCCCTGCCCACCTTCCTGCGCGGGCTCGCCGTTGCCGGGGCGGTGGCGTTCGCCCTGCTGTCGTACCCGTTGTGGTTGCACTTCCTCGGCCCGCAGCGTTACCACGGCACCGGCTTCGACCCCCGGATCCACGCCGAGGACATCCTCGCCTTCGGTGCCTTCCCGGCCCGGTCGCTGGCCGGCGTGGCCGGACTGGACTCCTCGCTCGCACCCAACCCGACCGAGGAGAACTCGTTCTTCGGGCTGCCGCTGCTGATCCTCGCGGTGCTCTGCCTCGCCCTGCTCTGGCGGCACGCCGACGCCGGACGCCGGGCCACCCTGCGGGCCCTCGCGGTCACCGCCACGGTCTTCGCCGTCCTGTCCTGGGGACCCAGGATCAAGGTCGACGGCCACATCCTCGACTTTCCGCTGCCGTACGCGCTGCTCGGCAAGCTGCCGGTGTTCAACGCCGCACTGCCGTCCCGACTCGCCCTGGTGGTGGCACCCGTACTCGGCCTGCTGCTCGCGTACGCGGTGGAGCACCTGGCGAAGGCGCGGCTGGACCGGCGGGTTCGGATCGGCTGGACGGTCGGCTTCGCGGTCGCCCTCCTGCCGCTGCTGCCGGTGAGCCTGCTGACGATCGAACGGGAACCGATCCCGAGGTTCATCACCTCCGGCGACTGGCGCGAGTACGTCAGCGCGAACGGCGTACTGGCACCGCTGCCGTTCACCCTCGACGTGACCCCGGACGGGCAGCGCTGGCAGGCGTACGCCCTCGCCCACCGGCAGGGCGAGTTCGCCATCCCGTCCGGCTTCTTCCTCGGCCCCGGCGGCCCGGACGGGCGGGGCCGGATCGGCCCGGTCCCCCGGTTCACCGACGCCCTGTTCGCCGAGGTCGCACAGACCGGCGTCGTGCCACCGATCAGCGACGCCGACCGGGCCACCGCCCGCGCCGACCTGCGCCACTGGCGGGTCGAGGTGGTGGTGCTCGCCGACCGCGTACACGGCGCCAAGTACCCCGTCCACGTAGACGCCCTCCGCCAAACCGCCACCGCCCTCCTCGGCCCACCCCAACGCGCCGACGACGTCTACCTCTGGCCCCTCCCCCCGGCGTGA
- a CDS encoding ATP-binding protein — protein MKISFVGKGGSGKTTLAALFARHLAGASTSLLAVDADINQHLAAALGATEHEALTLPALGDHLGEIKEYLRGDNPRITSAAAMVKTTPPGRGSRLLPVTGANPLYDTLVREVGGIRLAVTGPFSTEDLGVACYHSKVGAVELLLNHLVDGPGEYVLVDMTAGADSFASGLFTRFDTTFLVCEPTLRSIGVYRQYVGYAREYGVRVHVVGNKVDDESDVEFLTEHVGADLLTWIGRSAYVKAAERGTPQPISALEPANLGALELMRATVDEGGKDWGTYTRQAVEFHLRNATAWANDRVGEDLAGQVDPDFVLGPTAVDLAGRAG, from the coding sequence GTGAAGATTTCTTTTGTTGGCAAGGGCGGAAGTGGCAAGACCACCCTGGCCGCGCTGTTCGCCCGCCACCTGGCCGGGGCGTCGACATCGCTGCTCGCCGTCGACGCCGACATCAACCAACACCTGGCCGCCGCGCTCGGCGCGACCGAACACGAGGCGCTCACCCTGCCCGCGCTCGGCGACCACCTCGGCGAGATCAAGGAGTACCTGCGCGGTGACAACCCGCGCATCACCTCGGCGGCGGCGATGGTCAAGACCACCCCGCCCGGCCGGGGCTCCCGGCTGCTCCCGGTCACCGGGGCCAACCCGCTCTACGACACCCTGGTCCGCGAGGTGGGCGGGATCCGGCTCGCGGTGACCGGCCCGTTCAGCACCGAGGACCTCGGGGTGGCCTGTTACCACTCCAAGGTCGGCGCGGTGGAACTGCTGCTCAACCACCTGGTCGACGGCCCCGGCGAGTACGTCCTGGTGGACATGACCGCCGGCGCCGACTCGTTCGCCTCCGGCCTGTTCACCCGCTTCGACACCACGTTCCTGGTCTGCGAACCGACCCTGCGCAGCATCGGCGTCTACCGCCAGTACGTCGGCTACGCCCGCGAGTACGGCGTACGGGTGCACGTGGTCGGCAACAAGGTGGACGACGAGTCCGACGTCGAGTTCCTCACCGAACACGTCGGCGCGGACCTGCTCACCTGGATCGGCCGGTCGGCGTACGTCAAGGCCGCCGAGCGGGGCACACCGCAACCGATCTCCGCCCTGGAGCCGGCCAACCTCGGTGCGCTCGAACTGATGCGCGCCACCGTCGACGAGGGCGGCAAGGACTGGGGCACCTACACCCGGCAGGCGGTCGAATTCCACCTGCGCAACGCGACCGCCTGGGCCAACGACCGGGTCGGCGAGGACCTCGCCGGCCAGGTCGACCCGGACTTCGTACTCGGCCCGACGGCGGTGGACCTCGCCGGTCGGGCCGGATGA
- a CDS encoding SCO5389 family protein gives MSLDVSAALLERAEAGQVDDNEFVDCVRTSLPYAWTVVSDVAARSADPAVEFADHAVPPPSEAERGQLLRALASDAIRGGLERHFGVKLAFQNCHRVAAFKLGAVGGDTYRRFISPLAQLRNQSPELRDC, from the coding sequence ATGTCCCTCGACGTTTCCGCCGCGCTGCTGGAGCGGGCCGAGGCCGGTCAGGTCGACGACAACGAGTTCGTCGACTGTGTCCGGACCTCACTGCCGTACGCCTGGACCGTGGTTTCCGACGTGGCCGCCCGGTCGGCGGACCCGGCGGTCGAGTTCGCCGACCACGCGGTCCCGCCGCCGAGCGAGGCCGAGCGCGGGCAACTGCTGCGCGCCCTGGCCAGCGACGCCATCCGGGGCGGTCTGGAGCGCCACTTCGGAGTGAAGCTCGCGTTCCAGAACTGCCACCGGGTCGCCGCGTTCAAGCTCGGCGCGGTCGGCGGCGACACCTACCGGCGGTTCATCTCCCCGCTCGCCCAGCTACGCAACCAGTCCCCGGAGCTACGCGACTGCTGA